The nucleotide window CTGGTGACGCACGAGCTGCGTGCTCCGGTAGCGGCCATTCAGAGCTATTTGCGGCTCATCCTCGATGGTTACGTGCCGGCCGAAAAGCAGCGCGAAATCATCGTCAAGTCCGAGCGGCGGGCGCTGGAGCAACTGGCGCTGATCGGCGACCTGCTGGATCTGGCCAGGCTGCAAGATAAGCGCGGCGAAGAGGAACCCGTGCCCGTGGATGTCGGTCCGGTTCTGATGGGTGTGGCCGACCTGATGCGCGCCCGTGCGGAGGACAAGGACCTGCTGTTCAGCGTGGAGGTGGAGCCGGGCTTACCACCGGTGAAGGCGATGCCCGAGCACATCAAGCGCCTGTGGACCAACCTGATCAGCAACGCCATCAAGTACACCGAACCGGGCGGCATCGTGGTGGTGACGCTGGCCCAGAACCCGAACTATATCGTGGGAACGGTGCGCGACACTGGCATCGGCATGACACCGGAGCAGATGACGCATCTCTATGAAGAGTTCTACCGTACCGAAGAGGCCAAGACAATGGAGAGGCAGGGGACGGGACTGGGCCTCTCCATCGCCAAGCGCATCGTGGATAGCTATGGCGGCCGGCTGTGGGTGGAATCCGAACTGGGCAAGGGCAGCAGATTCAGTTTTGCCCTGCCCAAGATGGGCTAGGGAGGAGCGGAGGACGCCGGCCTGCCCCCGTGGCTAGAGCGAACCCATCAGTCGCTGCAGGGTCAACCCCTTGGCTTCACGTAGCATCTTGTTGATTGCCCCGGCCAGAGCCTTCATTACGGCAAAACCCAGGTGAACGTCTGTTTCGAGCAGCTGGTTCAGCTCGGCTCCGTTGATGGCGATCAGCCGCACGTCCGTAAGGCAGAGCCCGGAGGCAGTCATGCGATTGGGTCTGACCAGTGTCGACCAGCCAAAAAAGTCGCCAGGCTGGTCAAGCAGAATCCGGGCATCCTGACAATACTCAGGCTGGGGGCAGATCACGTACTGCAGGCTCACCTGACCGGCGAGCAGTATGTAGAAAGTGGTCGCCTCGTCCTCTTCACTGAACAGCAGCGTATCCTTGGCATAGCTGACCTCGAGCGACAGGGGAAGAATACGCTCCAGCTCCGCGTCGGTCAAGAGCGAGAACGCCTCGCACAGGCGCAGAGTTGCGATGGAAATCATCAGTTATCCTTTCTCCCTGGTGCGGTCAACCGGGTCTAGGCGCCGGCGGTCTGTTCCCAGGCCGGCACGCGGTCGTAGGTGGTCTTGCCGGCGGCTGAAGCATAGCCAATCTCCCAGTAGGGTACCCAGGCAAGGGCGGCCAGTTCGACTACTACACTGCCTCTGCTGGGCCGGATCGGGTACACCTCGACCTTGTCGGCAAGACTCGTCCAGCGGCGCCCAATGGCCTCGGCCTCGGACTGCATTTCCTGCCGCATGCTGTCGACCTCTTGCTGCTGGCGCTTGATTTCTGCCTCGGACCGCTGTATGTCGGAGGCGGCCTTGGTGGTAAGGCGGCGTTTGGTGGCCGCCTTGGAGATGACGGCCGAGCTTTTTCGCCGACCGAACAGACCCAGCATGCCAACGACGGATTCGCCGGCAGATAGCAGCTCCTCGCGCTTGCGGGCCTCGTACTGTGCCCGGTCTCCTGCCAGGCCGGCCTGCTGTTTGCTGAGTTTGGTTTCCAGTCGCCCCAGCTTGGCCTCGTACTTGAGCCGCATCTTCTCGACTTCGGCATCGCGGCGCTCCCGGGCAACCTGCTGGGCCCTGGCCGCAAAGTCGCGTTCCGACTCGCCTGGCTCTGAATACAGGTCGAGCGCAGACACGTATCTCAGGTTGAGGACCTCTTCGCGGTAGAGATAGTCGCTCCAGTCTTTCGCCGCTGCCTTGATCTCGGCGCTGGTGTTCAGTTGCGCGGGCACGGGGCCAAAGAGGGCGTTCTCTTCGGGCTGCGACGACAGGTCGCGCGAGTCAATGATCAGCGGCGTCGAGTCCTTCCAGCGCACGATTGCGCCGACCGCTTCGCCACCGACAAGGCAGCCGACGTGCTTGCTCTCATCGACGCGCCTGGTTCGGTCGGTGAATCGCACCTGGCCCTGAGTGATGAGCTGCGCCTCGTACACCAGGCGGCTCTCGGTAGCGCTGATGCGCCGGCCCTGCTCCTTCTCCAGCCGGGCTACCGCCCCGCTGGGGCTGATCCGCGCGGGAACGAACACCTGCGGCAGATCCGGAGGCAGGCCCGGTACAGTCCGGCTGTAGTCGGCAGGTCCGGTGCTGGCCTGAATCAATGCCGCTGCCTGTGCGGTGCCTGGTGTCGTTCCGGCCGCGGCCGGGGCGCCGCCGCGCTTGGCGGCCATCAGATCACGCACCTGCGGCCGGGTCAGAGGACCGCGCAGATAGCTCATTGCCCAGCGAGTCTGGAAGATGACATCCCTCTCCTGGTGCACGTTGTGCAGCAGGAAATTGCGGGAGGTCAGTGCGCTGATGCTTCGGTCAAGCTCACCGCGGTCAACGGCCGCCCCGACCGTCGCCGAGGCTGACTGCAGTCCATCGAGCAAGCGCGCCTTGTCCTGGTCGGTCTGCAGTTTGCCAATGAACCAGGTGCCGGCATTGCTCAAGCCCTTGTAGTCAATGTCGACAGGGTTCTGGGTGGTGAGCACAACACCCAGTCCGAACGCTCTGGCCTGCTTGAGCAGCGTCAGGAGCGGGGTCTTGGAGGGCGGGTTGGCCACAGGCGGGAAAAAGCCGAACAGTTCGTCAAAGTACACCAGCGCTCTCAGGCTGGTGGTGCCTGATTGCTGCCTGACCCAGGTAACGATTTCCTGTAGCAGCAGCGTGACAAAGAACATGCGCTCAGCGTCGCCGAGATGGGCGATGTAAAAAATCGTGTGGCGTGGTTTGCCCTCCGCCGTGTACAAAAAAGCCCCGACATCCAGCGGCTCCCCCTGCACCCAGGCCGCAAAGCCCGGCGCCGCGATAATGTTGTTCAGGGCCATCGCCAGGCCAAAGCGGTCCTTCTGGGGATAAAAGCTGTCGACGTCAAAGACGCCGAGCTGCTTGATGGGAGGATTCTGCACGGACAGAATGAGCTTGGCCAGGTCAAGGTCCTGACCCTGGCTCCAGTAGTACTCAAAGATGTTGGAGAGCAGGATGTGCTCGCGGCTGCGCAGCGGGTCGGCGTCAATCTTCACCAGGCCCAACAGCGCACTTACTGTTCCCTGGATCTGTTCGCGCAGCAGCTCGGTGTTCTCCTGCCAATTGAGCTCTGGCGCCTTCAGTGATGCGAGGATGGACACCTGGCGACCGGCATCGGACCCGGGAGTGTAGATGTTGATGTCGACGCTGTCCTTCAAAGCCCTGATTCGCTCCGGACCTTGTCCCCAGTCGGCGAGGCCCTTCTTCCAGGTGTCGGCGATATACACGGCATAGTCGTCGACGGACATGCCCTTTCGGCTGGCGTCATCGACATTGACCCACGGCTTGAAATCCGACGGAAGCAGATCGGGGAAGGTGAGCAGCAGGTTGGTGATGTCGCCCTTGGGGTCGATCATGATGGAGGGCACTCCGTCGAGCGCGGCCTCCTCCAGCAAGTCGATGCACAGGCCGGTCTTGCCTGAGCCGGTCATACCAACGCATACAGCGTGCGTGGTCAGGTCGCGAGCATCGTACATAATGAGGTTGTCGAGCCTCTTGGCCGCCTTGAGGTCGTACTCCTGGCCAAGATAGAAGGTTCCGAGCTTTTCGATCAGTTGCATCTCTATGCCTCCGTTGCGGCGGATCATCAGAACTGGTGGCCCGGTTGGGCCCGCGGCCATTATAGCGCAAGGCTTGGCACGATTCCAAGCTCCAGGTGGGCCAGCAGGGGTTGCCACGCTCGCCCTGGTCGAGGCCGATTTGACCAAACAAGAGGCAGAGGTATACTGGGTATGGCTTCTCCGCATAGCACGAATAGACAGGAGGTTATAGAGCATGGCAAGGATCATCGACATTGAGGGGATCGGGCCAGTCTACAAAGCCGCTCTGAAGGAAAAGGCCGGGATCACGACGACCGAAGCCTTTCTCGAAGCTGCCAAGACTCCCAAGGCGCGCGAGGCATTGGCGGCCAAGACAGGGATCAGCCCCAAGCTGATCCTCGAGTGGGCCAACCTGTCGGATCTCTTCCGCATCAAGGGCGTCGGCTCGGAGTATTCAGACCTGCTCGAAGAGGCAGGGGTGGATACGGTGGTCGAGCTGGCAAACCGCAACCCCGAGAGTCTCTTCAAGATGATGAGTGACACCAACAACCAAAAGGCGCTCGTGCGCCGGCTGCCCACAGTGAATCAGGTCAAGGACTGGGTTGCTCAGGCCAAAAAGCTCCCGCGCGTCCTGACCTACTAAGAGCAGCGCGGCAACAAGATCGATCCCAAGGAGGAAGTAATGCCCGGTATTCTGGAAAGCCTGTTTGGCAAGAAGAAGGAAACCAAGGTCGAACAGCCGACCAACAAGGTCTCTGAAGAAGCCGCGCGTGCTCGACGCGAGCAACTCGAGAAGGAGCGGCTGGCAGCAGAGGAAGCACGGAAGAAAGCGGAAGAGTCTGAGAAGCAGCGCCTCGCCGCCATCGAGGGCCAGAAGGCAGCCGCCGCCAAGGCAGAGGCTGACCTGGAGGCGGCTACTTCGCAGGAAGCGGTCGAGGCCAGGGAAAGGGCCGCCGCGGCGGCAGCTAAGCATGAGTACGTCG belongs to Chloroflexi bacterium ADurb.Bin180 and includes:
- a CDS encoding transcriptional activator FtrB: MISIATLRLCEAFSLLTDAELERILPLSLEVSYAKDTLLFSEEDEATTFYILLAGQVSLQYVICPQPEYCQDARILLDQPGDFFGWSTLVRPNRMTASGLCLTDVRLIAINGAELNQLLETDVHLGFAVMKALAGAINKMLREAKGLTLQRLMGSL
- a CDS encoding LysM domain/BON superfamily protein; protein product: MPGILESLFGKKKETKVEQPTNKVSEEAARARREQLEKERLAAEEARKKAEESEKQRLAAIEGQKAAAAKAEADLEAATSQEAVEARERAAAAAAKHEYVVKSGDSLSKIAKELYGDAKRWPEIYEANKALIGDNPNLIHPGQKLVIP
- a CDS encoding AAA-like domain protein, with the protein product MQLIEKLGTFYLGQEYDLKAAKRLDNLIMYDARDLTTHAVCVGMTGSGKTGLCIDLLEEAALDGVPSIMIDPKGDITNLLLTFPDLLPSDFKPWVNVDDASRKGMSVDDYAVYIADTWKKGLADWGQGPERIRALKDSVDINIYTPGSDAGRQVSILASLKAPELNWQENTELLREQIQGTVSALLGLVKIDADPLRSREHILLSNIFEYYWSQGQDLDLAKLILSVQNPPIKQLGVFDVDSFYPQKDRFGLAMALNNIIAAPGFAAWVQGEPLDVGAFLYTAEGKPRHTIFYIAHLGDAERMFFVTLLLQEIVTWVRQQSGTTSLRALVYFDELFGFFPPVANPPSKTPLLTLLKQARAFGLGVVLTTQNPVDIDYKGLSNAGTWFIGKLQTDQDKARLLDGLQSASATVGAAVDRGELDRSISALTSRNFLLHNVHQERDVIFQTRWAMSYLRGPLTRPQVRDLMAAKRGGAPAAAGTTPGTAQAAALIQASTGPADYSRTVPGLPPDLPQVFVPARISPSGAVARLEKEQGRRISATESRLVYEAQLITQGQVRFTDRTRRVDESKHVGCLVGGEAVGAIVRWKDSTPLIIDSRDLSSQPEENALFGPVPAQLNTSAEIKAAAKDWSDYLYREEVLNLRYVSALDLYSEPGESERDFAARAQQVARERRDAEVEKMRLKYEAKLGRLETKLSKQQAGLAGDRAQYEARKREELLSAGESVVGMLGLFGRRKSSAVISKAATKRRLTTKAASDIQRSEAEIKRQQQEVDSMRQEMQSEAEAIGRRWTSLADKVEVYPIRPSRGSVVVELAALAWVPYWEIGYASAAGKTTYDRVPAWEQTAGA